The following proteins are encoded in a genomic region of Chloracidobacterium sp.:
- a CDS encoding MoaD/ThiS family protein, whose translation MRVIFRFFGATADVVGQRSLEKSLPDGETSKTVFDRIKDEFPKLSGYKLHYALNQNYATGKEIVHDGDELAIFTAVSGG comes from the coding sequence ATGAGAGTGATTTTTCGTTTTTTTGGTGCTACTGCGGACGTCGTCGGACAGCGTAGCCTGGAAAAGTCTCTGCCGGATGGCGAGACGTCTAAAACTGTCTTCGACCGGATCAAAGACGAGTTCCCAAAATTGAGCGGATACAAACTGCATTATGCTTTGAATCAAAATTACGCCACCGGCAAAGAGATCGTTCATGATGGGGACGAACTTGCGATCTTCACCGCAGTTTCGGGTGGATAA
- a CDS encoding molybdenum cofactor biosynthesis protein MoaE — MDFFELTTDPLDITAVSRRVVPPECGATVTLDGYARRFTRDKANGVVRETEYLEYEAYEPMALKEMQKLVTAAKDRFEISNVGIVHRLGKLEIGETSVVISVASPHRKAAFVACEWLIVELKRTVPIFKKEVYAHGEHWVEGDVTA; from the coding sequence ATGGACTTTTTCGAACTGACAACCGATCCCCTCGACATCACCGCAGTATCGCGACGCGTCGTACCGCCTGAGTGTGGAGCGACGGTGACGTTAGACGGATACGCCAGACGATTTACCAGGGATAAAGCTAACGGCGTGGTTCGCGAGACCGAGTATCTCGAATACGAGGCTTATGAGCCGATGGCTTTGAAAGAAATGCAGAAGCTCGTAACGGCCGCCAAAGATCGATTTGAGATCTCAAACGTCGGGATAGTCCACCGTCTCGGCAAGCTCGAGATCGGCGAGACAAGCGTCGTCATATCGGTCGCCTCACCGCACCGCAAAGCGGCATTTGTCGCCTGCGAATGGCTCATCGTCGAACTCAAACGTACTGTCCCGATATTTAAGAAAGAGGTCTATGCCCACGGCGAACACTGGGTCGAGGGCGATGTCACCGCCTGA
- a CDS encoding thiazole synthase has product MSDTFSLAGTTFSSRLIIGTGKYRSYDDMKAAHIASGAEMVTVAVNRVPLDHSSESFLDHLDPKMKILPNTAGCYDADHAIRTARLAREALETDWIKLEVIGDPVTLLPDNEQTLEAAKVLVKEGFIVLPYFTDDLIMAKKLLAAGCPAVMPLAAPIGSGMGVQNPSNLRIMREQLPDAIIIVDAGVGVPSDAAIAMELGADAILMNTAIAEATDAAAMATAMNYAVRAGRLSYRAGRMPKRLYASASSPIAGAIK; this is encoded by the coding sequence ATGTCAGACACATTTTCACTCGCAGGCACCACATTTTCTTCGCGATTGATCATCGGGACGGGCAAGTATCGTTCGTACGATGATATGAAGGCCGCCCATATTGCGTCCGGGGCCGAGATGGTGACCGTTGCCGTCAACCGCGTGCCGCTCGACCATTCGTCCGAATCATTTCTCGATCACCTCGACCCAAAAATGAAGATCCTGCCGAACACGGCGGGTTGCTATGACGCGGATCACGCTATCCGAACGGCCAGACTCGCTCGCGAAGCCCTGGAAACCGATTGGATCAAACTCGAGGTCATCGGCGATCCGGTGACGCTCTTGCCCGACAACGAACAAACGCTTGAGGCGGCCAAAGTTTTGGTAAAAGAAGGTTTTATCGTCCTGCCGTACTTCACCGATGACCTGATAATGGCCAAAAAGCTGCTCGCCGCCGGCTGTCCGGCCGTGATGCCGCTTGCCGCCCCGATAGGTTCGGGAATGGGCGTGCAAAACCCTTCGAATCTGCGGATCATGCGTGAGCAATTGCCGGACGCGATCATAATCGTCGATGCCGGTGTCGGCGTCCCAAGCGATGCCGCCATCGCTATGGAACTCGGTGCGGACGCGATATTGATGAACACCGCCATCGCCGAAGCGACCGACGCCGCTGCGATGGCAACAGCTATGAATTACGCCGTCCGGGCCGGACGCCTGAGCTATCGCGCCGGTCGTATGCCGAAACGCCTATATGCGTCGGCATCGAGTCCGATCGCGGGAGCGATCAAATGA
- the thiS gene encoding sulfur carrier protein ThiS produces the protein MTVYLNGETRHVTAETALAELLDQLSLPHQRIAIELNKTVIRRADWPNTTVNEGDRIEVVHFVGGG, from the coding sequence ATAACTGTCTATCTGAATGGCGAAACGCGTCATGTCACCGCCGAAACGGCCCTGGCCGAACTGCTCGACCAGCTTTCACTGCCGCATCAGCGGATCGCTATCGAACTTAATAAGACCGTGATCCGTCGCGCGGATTGGCCTAACACCACCGTCAACGAAGGTGACCGCATCGAGGTCGTGCACTTCGTCGGCGGCGGATAG
- a CDS encoding NADH-quinone oxidoreductase subunit B: protein MGLENTLFESLPDVVTVKLDAVVNWARKSSLWPATFGLACCAIEMMNTVAARNDLSRFGAETFRASPRQADVMIVSGRVSRKMAPVLRRIYDQMPEPKWVISMGACATSGGVFDNYAIVQGVDKIVPVDIYVPGCPPRPEMLIHAITMLQDKIMKESVKDRRDTFETESRESIVPGTLPVTEGTALETQMEIEVAENATSRPYSVPSKHERRRSS from the coding sequence ATGGGTCTCGAAAACACACTATTTGAATCATTGCCGGACGTGGTGACCGTCAAACTCGATGCAGTCGTCAATTGGGCGCGAAAGAGCAGTCTGTGGCCGGCGACCTTTGGCCTGGCGTGCTGTGCGATCGAGATGATGAATACGGTCGCGGCGCGCAATGACCTGTCGAGGTTTGGTGCCGAGACGTTTCGTGCGAGCCCGCGGCAGGCGGACGTGATGATCGTCTCAGGCCGCGTGTCGCGCAAGATGGCGCCGGTTCTACGGCGTATTTATGATCAAATGCCGGAACCGAAATGGGTGATCTCAATGGGTGCCTGTGCTACTTCCGGCGGCGTTTTTGATAATTATGCGATCGTTCAGGGAGTGGACAAGATCGTTCCGGTCGATATTTACGTCCCGGGCTGTCCGCCGCGACCCGAAATGCTGATCCACGCGATCACAATGCTTCAGGACAAGATAATGAAGGAATCGGTCAAGGATCGCCGCGACACATTTGAGACCGAATCGCGCGAGTCGATCGTGCCCGGAACGCTGCCGGTGACCGAGGGAACTGCCCTGGAAACCCAGATGGAGATCGAGGTTGCGGAGAATGCCACCTCGCGGCCGTATTCCGTGCCCTCGAAGCACGAACGGAGAAGGAGCTCGTAA
- a CDS encoding bifunctional (p)ppGpp synthetase/guanosine-3',5'-bis(diphosphate) 3'-pyrophosphohydrolase, whose protein sequence is MNNLNKVLHAARFAAENHTGHFRKGSKREPYINHPIEVANMIANVGLVDDEDILAAALLHDTVEDCGVTGDEIDEKFGETVTSYVLEVSDDKSLPKHERKQLQIEHAPHLSYGAKVIKIADKISNVRDVIVSPAEDWDKQRRVEYVQWAVNVVAGLRGANDQLDELFDEVVAMANEKLSQLD, encoded by the coding sequence GTGAATAACCTAAATAAAGTACTACACGCGGCCCGCTTTGCGGCGGAGAATCATACCGGACATTTTCGAAAGGGTTCCAAGCGTGAGCCCTATATCAATCATCCTATCGAAGTTGCGAATATGATCGCTAATGTCGGACTCGTAGATGACGAGGACATTTTGGCGGCGGCATTGCTGCACGACACGGTCGAAGATTGTGGCGTGACCGGCGACGAGATCGACGAGAAGTTTGGTGAGACAGTTACGAGTTACGTCCTTGAGGTGAGCGACGACAAGTCTCTCCCGAAACACGAACGTAAACAACTCCAGATCGAGCACGCACCTCACCTTTCCTACGGTGCTAAGGTGATCAAAATTGCGGACAAGATCAGCAATGTACGCGATGTCATTGTGAGTCCCGCCGAGGATTGGGACAAGCAGAGGCGGGTCGAATACGTGCAGTGGGCGGTCAACGTCGTCGCCGGACTTCGCGGGGCAAACGATCAACTTGACGAGCTTTTCGACGAGGTTGTCGCGATGGCCAATGAAAAGCTCAGCCAACTCGACTGA
- a CDS encoding NADH-quinone oxidoreductase subunit A produces the protein MSEFSLMDYAPIAVMFLVAAGFAVSQLLVTQLIGPRKRTATKLMPYECGKDPVGSAHDKYSVKFYAVAVIFLLFDIEILFMVPFAVAFKSLLAEQNLTGIAFGTIAFIEILVFISTLIVGFIYVWKKGIFDWGLQARAEARSQAKEMARRNREIKRAA, from the coding sequence ATGTCAGAATTCAGCCTAATGGATTACGCTCCGATAGCCGTGATGTTCCTTGTCGCGGCCGGATTTGCCGTAAGCCAATTGCTCGTTACTCAATTGATCGGGCCGCGTAAGAGAACGGCGACCAAATTGATGCCGTATGAATGCGGTAAAGATCCGGTCGGATCCGCACATGATAAATACTCGGTGAAGTTTTACGCGGTTGCGGTCATATTCCTCCTGTTCGATATCGAAATCTTGTTTATGGTTCCGTTTGCCGTTGCTTTCAAAAGCCTTCTGGCGGAGCAGAACTTGACCGGTATTGCCTTCGGCACGATCGCATTTATCGAAATACTTGTATTTATTTCGACCCTGATCGTAGGCTTCATCTACGTTTGGAAAAAGGGAATTTTTGATTGGGGATTGCAGGCACGTGCCGAGGCAAGATCTCAGGCAAAGGAAATGGCACGGCGGAACCGTGAGATCAAAAGGGCGGCGTAA